A single genomic interval of Fibrobacter sp. UWB13 harbors:
- a CDS encoding outer membrane beta-barrel protein, with amino-acid sequence MVLALATSAFAQSSDDDEWVSVDSPRPASESEKSGSYDGTNDSEFANDEEYASAYARYKTQTTSRSEISKQRSEGFSQSVFLGARLQGGFNTFLGSKSDGWGAGWNVGGGLIIKISMFTKNFSIVPELTFNYRQYNYEKDMNDLYTNKARINIMLFELPIMFRYTFDQYDFFAAAGLHLGLKLMGSAEYGSEPKAGVIADKENSGMKSTTEIATTNMEVGFAIEGGYMLTRNVHLNLRIVQSFTNLLNHGLTVKQPFDEATLLTFYTNVGIAFLF; translated from the coding sequence ATGGTTTTAGCGCTCGCCACGAGTGCTTTTGCTCAAAGTTCCGATGATGACGAATGGGTTTCTGTCGATTCACCGAGACCCGCTTCCGAAAGTGAAAAATCAGGTTCTTACGACGGAACAAACGACAGCGAATTCGCAAATGACGAAGAATACGCAAGCGCATACGCAAGATACAAGACGCAGACAACATCGCGTTCCGAAATCAGCAAGCAGCGCAGCGAAGGGTTCTCGCAGTCCGTGTTCCTTGGAGCTCGTTTGCAAGGCGGCTTCAACACGTTCCTCGGTTCAAAATCCGATGGCTGGGGCGCAGGCTGGAACGTCGGTGGCGGTCTCATCATCAAGATTTCGATGTTCACAAAGAACTTCAGCATTGTGCCGGAACTCACGTTCAACTATCGCCAGTACAATTACGAAAAAGACATGAATGATCTTTACACAAACAAGGCAAGGATCAACATCATGTTGTTTGAACTTCCGATCATGTTCCGCTACACGTTCGACCAGTACGACTTCTTTGCAGCTGCCGGTTTGCACCTCGGTCTCAAGCTGATGGGTAGCGCCGAATACGGTTCCGAACCGAAAGCTGGCGTCATCGCCGATAAAGAGAACAGCGGTATGAAATCCACCACCGAAATCGCAACCACGAACATGGAAGTGGGCTTTGCTATCGAAGGCGGCTACATGCTGACGAGAAACGTTCATTTGAACCTCCGCATTGTCCAGAGCTTCACGAACCTCCTGAACCACGGCTTGACCGTGAAGCAGCCGTTTGACGAAGCCACGCTTCTCACGTTCTACACCAACGTCGGTATAGCATTCCTGTTCTAG
- a CDS encoding spermine synthase produces the protein MNIVIYALFALSGFAGLIYEGSWARYLKLFLGHSSYGQVLTLCIYMGGLAIGSFVAGKLVERVKRPLLGYAAVELAIGIGGIIYHPMYIWLTDYFYDSNFVAGLSSRGAEILKVVLATGSTLPIAIAVGMTFPFIAAGLMRKSGAEVSLPMLYFTNSLGSAIGILFTSYILIPELGNHITLCVAASINFLLAAVFCFIGYTTPSTYEEELEEEGAGSLATAGGDAAGVREMRAEPLNEDYVAEHKLAMPPNNMWFWIAGITGLTSFVYEIVWIRLLSLLMGSSSHSFDQMLSAFILGLAIGSAVSGKLLKKDSLVVLSLAQIFMGFFALCTLYFYKPFWEGMNVANQIFNTTNDGYVCWSIFKYALSILWMVPTSFFAGMTLPLITLILTRAFKSEAPIGKVYGWNTVGSILGSAGGGLLLLPLMQLKGSLVLAAVLDFMIGFILLVIYRKKFRYSVLFYVMTAVMILPSFFVNFDPHMITSGAFRAYKNLHPDEKIVVRDGKTATISFHESDVHYYVKTNGKADASMSKNRERPIEGDELTQAATAFMPMAMKDKPYDAAMVGFGSGMGAHYLLSDPLVRDFDCVEIEEEMMNLARGFYPWNARGYDDPRIHIFIDDAQTFFLTNRRKYDLMISVPSNPWVSGVASLFSHEFYTKMRRYMKPGGLWVQWIQTYEFNDLLFLNILKALDVAFPYVSLYKAPEEPDIIIVASDEPVMQRAIGRFSTDSTLVKEFKRIHREPDFFGEQNFLFTSKMITSLLDGVEPNSTFIPIVDNKAEEARFVHSNARIVQVFDSCEICWPEYLDSADYALRRPIKVQSMLKAGTDKYRERALLAYIKEVKKRKKVFEGISAMLDSNADDSEKGADSAAVSENVSDSATAVDSLVRPKFKVDETSPDWKKFREEYVEWMRGIPMEARDTNKVYVKVRNLVNAGALPESFVDEFNIMEAARAKNYRLAAEYVANFYEKYEVAAMDEFFLRNAILIAFLAHNPTLADVLYKEAIKPHEEFAPIEKLLIQKEIPRIRRR, from the coding sequence ATGAATATCGTTATTTACGCGCTTTTTGCTCTCTCTGGTTTTGCGGGTCTCATTTACGAGGGGTCGTGGGCCAGGTACCTTAAACTTTTCCTCGGACATTCGAGCTATGGTCAGGTGCTTACGCTCTGCATTTACATGGGCGGGCTTGCGATCGGTAGTTTTGTCGCGGGTAAGCTTGTGGAGCGCGTGAAGCGACCGCTGCTTGGGTATGCGGCGGTGGAACTTGCAATTGGCATTGGCGGCATCATTTACCACCCGATGTACATTTGGCTCACGGATTACTTTTACGATTCGAATTTTGTCGCGGGGTTGAGTTCGCGCGGTGCGGAAATTTTGAAGGTAGTGCTTGCGACGGGTTCGACGCTCCCGATTGCGATTGCTGTGGGTATGACGTTCCCGTTCATCGCGGCAGGTCTCATGCGTAAGAGCGGTGCCGAAGTCTCGCTCCCGATGCTTTACTTTACAAACAGTCTCGGTAGTGCCATTGGTATTTTGTTCACAAGCTACATCTTGATTCCGGAACTCGGAAACCACATCACGCTTTGCGTCGCGGCTTCGATTAACTTCTTATTGGCGGCGGTGTTCTGCTTTATCGGCTATACGACGCCTTCGACGTACGAGGAAGAACTTGAAGAAGAAGGTGCTGGGTCGCTGGCGACTGCTGGCGGGGATGCGGCGGGAGTTCGCGAAATGCGCGCGGAACCTCTTAACGAAGATTATGTGGCGGAACATAAGCTCGCCATGCCGCCGAATAACATGTGGTTCTGGATTGCGGGTATTACGGGTCTTACTTCGTTTGTCTATGAAATCGTCTGGATTCGTTTGCTCTCGCTGTTGATGGGTTCTTCGAGTCATAGCTTTGACCAGATGCTTTCGGCGTTTATTCTGGGGCTTGCGATAGGCAGTGCCGTGAGCGGAAAGCTGTTGAAGAAGGACTCGCTCGTGGTGCTTTCGCTCGCGCAGATTTTCATGGGATTCTTTGCGCTTTGCACTCTGTATTTTTACAAGCCGTTCTGGGAAGGCATGAATGTCGCAAACCAGATTTTCAATACGACGAACGACGGTTATGTTTGCTGGAGCATTTTCAAGTACGCACTTTCGATTTTGTGGATGGTGCCGACGAGCTTCTTTGCTGGCATGACGCTCCCGCTCATTACGTTGATTCTCACGCGTGCGTTCAAGAGTGAAGCCCCGATTGGAAAGGTGTACGGCTGGAATACGGTGGGCTCAATTCTCGGTTCGGCAGGCGGTGGACTTTTGCTGTTGCCGCTGATGCAACTCAAGGGGTCGCTTGTGCTCGCGGCTGTACTCGACTTTATGATTGGCTTTATCTTGCTCGTCATTTATCGCAAAAAGTTTCGCTATAGCGTGCTCTTTTACGTGATGACGGCGGTGATGATTTTGCCTTCGTTCTTTGTGAATTTTGATCCGCACATGATTACGTCAGGCGCCTTCCGCGCTTACAAGAATTTGCATCCGGACGAAAAGATTGTGGTGCGTGACGGTAAGACGGCGACGATTAGCTTCCACGAATCCGACGTGCATTATTACGTAAAGACGAACGGCAAGGCTGATGCGAGCATGAGCAAGAATCGTGAACGCCCGATTGAAGGCGATGAGCTTACGCAGGCGGCGACTGCATTTATGCCGATGGCGATGAAGGACAAGCCTTACGATGCGGCGATGGTTGGGTTTGGCAGTGGCATGGGCGCACATTATTTGCTCTCGGATCCGCTGGTGCGCGATTTTGACTGCGTGGAAATCGAAGAAGAAATGATGAACCTCGCTCGCGGATTTTATCCGTGGAACGCTCGCGGCTACGATGACCCGCGCATCCACATTTTCATTGATGACGCGCAGACGTTCTTCCTCACGAACCGCCGCAAGTATGACTTGATGATTAGCGTGCCGAGTAACCCGTGGGTGAGCGGTGTTGCGAGCTTGTTCAGCCATGAATTTTACACCAAGATGCGCCGCTACATGAAGCCGGGCGGACTTTGGGTGCAGTGGATTCAAACATACGAATTTAACGACTTGCTGTTCCTCAACATTTTGAAGGCGCTCGATGTGGCGTTTCCGTACGTGAGTTTGTACAAGGCTCCTGAGGAGCCGGACATTATCATTGTCGCTAGTGACGAACCGGTGATGCAGCGTGCCATTGGCCGCTTTAGCACGGATTCAACGCTCGTGAAGGAATTCAAGCGCATCCACCGCGAACCGGATTTCTTTGGCGAACAGAATTTCCTCTTTACGTCGAAGATGATTACATCGCTCTTGGATGGTGTGGAACCGAACAGCACGTTTATCCCGATTGTTGACAACAAGGCGGAAGAGGCTCGCTTTGTACATTCGAATGCGCGCATTGTGCAGGTGTTCGACAGCTGCGAAATTTGTTGGCCGGAATATTTGGACTCGGCGGATTATGCATTGCGCCGCCCGATAAAGGTGCAGTCCATGCTCAAGGCGGGTACGGACAAGTACCGTGAACGTGCGCTATTGGCATATATCAAAGAAGTGAAAAAGCGCAAGAAAGTTTTTGAAGGCATCTCGGCGATGCTCGATTCCAATGCGGATGACTCTGAAAAGGGCGCTGATTCTGCGGCAGTCTCGGAAAATGTCTCTGATTCAGCAACGGCGGTGGATAGCCTCGTTCGCCCGAAATTTAAGGTGGATGAAACTTCCCCGGATTGGAAAAAGTTCCGCGAAGAATATGTGGAATGGATGCGTGGCATTCCAATGGAAGCTCGCGACACGAACAAGGTTTATGTTAAAGTTCGCAATCTTGTGAATGCGGGTGCGCTGCCGGAATCGTTCGTGGATGAGTTTAACATCATGGAAGCTGCCCGTGCCAAGAATTACAGGCTCGCTGCGGAATATGTCGCGAATTTCTACGAGAAGTACGAAGTCGCTGCGATGGATGAATTCTTCTTGCGCAACGCGATTCTGATTGCGTTCCTAGCGCACAACCCGACGCTCGCCGACGTGCTCTACAAGGAAGCTATCAAGCCGCACGAAGAATTTGCCCCGATCGAGAAACTCCTCATCCAGAAGGAAATCCCGAGAATCCGCAGAAGGTAA
- the metH gene encoding methionine synthase encodes MTLREAFESKMMLLDGGMGSVIQTYGIKGANNDMLSIEKPDIILDIQRRYVDAGVDCLTTNTFSSQRVSQHEYHQEHRIAEMNRASVKIAKQAAEEGFKKYGRKVYILGDVGPTSKMLSMSEDVNDPASRAITFDELEDAYLEQISVLMEEGVDAILIETIFDTLNAKAALSAYSKANDARIEAAKAAGTPEAEIKPIEVMLSMTVSDASGRTLSGQTVEAFAVSVMHMHPLSIGLNCGLGADGMVPYLRRMGAIAPCYLSCHPNAGLPNQFGGYDDTPEDMVRLMRVYLDDKLVNMIGGCCGTTPEHIAAMRKMLDELPADYKRREPAPKYVTCPRLRLAGLEPLFREQVRPSNGADSCNADDFVKVGERCNVAGSKKFLRLINEKNYEEALDIARKQVDDGADVIDVNMDDGLLDATAEMRTFLNLIASDPAVSRVPIMVDSSRFEVIEEGLKCIQGKSIVNSISLKMGEKAFIEHALTVKRLGAAVIVMLFDEEGQATNYERRVQIASRAYDIMVKQLHFDPSDIIYDPNVLTVATGMAEHNAYAIDFIRAVRWIMDNLPGVRISGGLSNLSFAFRGNNYLREAMHTTFLHYAIPNGMGMAIMNPSAIIKYKTIPLELRMAITEVIFNTEPEASEELIEIASRMNAAAAAAKEAGTKYDPKAIFAVSTGASSSSDEGNATADAKPTTPEERLQEALLKGTSTTLQPDLMELINRGDSPVGIISGPLMDGMNEVGRRFGEGKMFLPQVVKTARTMKKAVEILQPYIEAGKNANASSRGKIVIATVKGDVHDIGKNIVSVIMACNGYDMVDLGVMVPEDVIVKAAIENKADILSLSGLITPSLEEMCTVAKAMQAAGQRIPIIVGGATTSPTHTAVKIAPCYDGPVFHVRDAASNPGLAQKLLDPATREQTIQENREEQQRIRDKQNGIKTEAANAMAAAASTPEERRFQYDWSKYQPVQPPFMGESKLPPIPIEKIIPLISWEYFFFTWKIKPDEEEAKKLKADAEALIKSLTKPEYALRAVQAFYPAAGTEKSVIFNTGRTGTDADLIEVSTARQQNPEGTCLSLCDYVAPANANTASVFASPAGKDVFRDIVGAFAVTMSDTFVKRLEKLKAEQGGSDYDVLLMQTVADRLAEAGAEYLSQELDRTSGWKGIRPAVGYPVLPNIKEIFNVAKLIDFGSVGISLTENGAMYPQASVSGLYISHPEIDYFQVKL; translated from the coding sequence ATGACTCTTCGCGAAGCGTTTGAATCAAAGATGATGCTGCTCGATGGCGGCATGGGCTCTGTTATCCAGACTTACGGGATTAAGGGCGCCAACAACGATATGCTCTCCATCGAAAAGCCCGACATCATTCTCGACATCCAGCGTCGTTACGTGGATGCAGGCGTGGATTGCCTCACCACGAACACGTTCTCGAGCCAGCGCGTGAGCCAGCATGAATACCACCAGGAACATCGCATCGCCGAGATGAACCGCGCTTCCGTGAAAATCGCAAAGCAGGCCGCCGAAGAAGGCTTCAAGAAGTATGGCCGCAAGGTCTATATTCTGGGCGACGTCGGCCCGACGAGCAAGATGCTCTCCATGAGCGAAGACGTGAACGACCCGGCAAGCCGCGCCATCACATTTGACGAACTCGAAGATGCGTATTTGGAACAAATTTCCGTACTCATGGAAGAAGGCGTTGACGCCATCCTCATTGAAACGATTTTCGATACGCTGAATGCAAAGGCCGCCCTCAGCGCTTACAGCAAGGCAAATGATGCACGCATTGAAGCCGCCAAGGCTGCAGGCACTCCCGAAGCAGAAATTAAGCCGATTGAAGTTATGCTCTCGATGACCGTGAGCGACGCCTCCGGCCGTACGCTTTCGGGCCAGACCGTCGAAGCTTTTGCCGTGAGCGTGATGCACATGCACCCGCTTTCCATCGGCTTAAACTGCGGTCTCGGTGCAGACGGCATGGTGCCGTACCTCCGCCGCATGGGCGCTATCGCTCCGTGCTACCTCAGCTGCCACCCGAACGCAGGGCTTCCAAACCAGTTCGGCGGTTACGACGACACGCCCGAAGACATGGTGCGCCTGATGCGCGTTTATCTGGACGACAAGCTCGTGAACATGATTGGTGGTTGCTGCGGTACGACTCCAGAACACATCGCCGCGATGCGCAAAATGCTGGACGAACTCCCGGCCGACTACAAGCGCCGTGAACCCGCACCCAAGTACGTCACTTGCCCGCGCCTCCGCCTTGCGGGGCTCGAACCGTTGTTCAGAGAACAGGTTCGCCCGAGCAACGGCGCCGACAGCTGCAATGCCGATGATTTCGTAAAGGTCGGCGAACGTTGCAACGTCGCGGGCTCCAAGAAGTTCCTGCGTCTCATCAACGAGAAGAATTACGAAGAAGCGCTCGACATTGCCCGTAAGCAAGTCGATGACGGCGCCGACGTCATTGACGTCAACATGGACGACGGTCTCCTCGATGCCACCGCCGAAATGCGCACATTCTTGAACTTGATTGCATCCGACCCTGCTGTAAGCCGCGTGCCTATCATGGTCGATAGCTCCCGCTTCGAAGTTATCGAAGAAGGCCTCAAGTGCATTCAGGGCAAGAGCATCGTGAACTCCATCTCCTTGAAGATGGGCGAAAAGGCGTTTATCGAACATGCGCTCACCGTGAAGCGCCTCGGCGCCGCCGTAATCGTGATGCTCTTCGACGAAGAAGGTCAGGCCACGAACTACGAGCGCCGCGTACAAATTGCATCCCGTGCTTACGATATCATGGTGAAGCAACTTCACTTTGATCCGTCCGATATCATTTACGACCCGAACGTTTTGACAGTCGCTACCGGCATGGCAGAACACAACGCCTATGCCATTGACTTTATCCGCGCCGTCCGCTGGATTATGGACAACCTCCCCGGCGTCCGTATCTCGGGTGGTCTTTCGAACCTTTCGTTCGCATTCCGCGGCAACAACTACTTGCGCGAAGCAATGCACACCACGTTCTTGCATTACGCCATCCCGAACGGCATGGGCATGGCCATCATGAACCCGAGCGCCATTATCAAGTACAAGACAATTCCGCTTGAACTCCGCATGGCAATTACCGAAGTTATCTTCAACACGGAACCGGAAGCCAGCGAAGAACTCATCGAAATTGCAAGCCGCATGAATGCTGCCGCCGCAGCTGCAAAAGAAGCAGGCACCAAATACGATCCAAAGGCGATTTTTGCCGTAAGCACAGGCGCAAGCAGCTCTTCTGACGAAGGCAACGCTACCGCTGACGCCAAGCCCACCACGCCCGAAGAACGTTTGCAAGAAGCTCTCCTCAAGGGAACTTCTACAACGCTCCAGCCAGACTTAATGGAACTCATCAACCGTGGCGATAGCCCGGTCGGCATTATTTCTGGTCCGCTCATGGATGGCATGAACGAAGTCGGCCGCCGATTCGGTGAAGGCAAGATGTTCCTCCCGCAAGTCGTGAAGACCGCACGTACGATGAAAAAAGCTGTAGAAATTTTGCAGCCTTACATCGAAGCAGGCAAAAATGCAAACGCATCGAGCCGCGGTAAAATCGTCATCGCCACCGTCAAGGGCGACGTGCACGATATCGGCAAGAACATCGTTTCTGTGATTATGGCTTGTAACGGCTATGACATGGTGGACCTCGGCGTGATGGTTCCCGAAGATGTGATTGTCAAGGCCGCGATTGAAAACAAAGCAGATATCTTGAGCCTTTCCGGTCTCATTACGCCGTCTCTTGAAGAAATGTGTACGGTCGCAAAGGCTATGCAAGCCGCCGGTCAGCGCATCCCAATTATCGTCGGTGGTGCCACCACCTCGCCCACGCATACTGCCGTGAAAATCGCTCCGTGCTATGACGGTCCTGTTTTCCACGTGCGCGACGCCGCTAGCAATCCGGGCCTCGCCCAGAAATTGCTCGACCCCGCCACCCGCGAACAAACGATTCAAGAAAACCGCGAAGAGCAGCAGCGCATCCGCGACAAGCAAAACGGCATCAAGACCGAAGCCGCAAACGCCATGGCCGCAGCCGCCTCCACGCCGGAAGAACGCCGTTTCCAATACGACTGGAGCAAATACCAGCCGGTACAGCCGCCGTTCATGGGCGAAAGCAAGCTCCCGCCGATTCCTATCGAAAAGATTATCCCGCTCATCAGCTGGGAATACTTCTTCTTCACTTGGAAAATCAAGCCGGACGAAGAAGAAGCCAAGAAGCTCAAGGCCGACGCCGAAGCGCTCATCAAGTCGCTCACAAAGCCCGAATACGCGCTCCGCGCCGTTCAGGCATTCTACCCTGCTGCCGGTACTGAAAAGTCCGTTATCTTTAACACGGGCCGCACAGGCACGGACGCAGACCTCATCGAAGTCTCGACCGCACGTCAGCAGAATCCCGAAGGTACTTGCCTTTCCCTCTGCGACTACGTCGCTCCGGCAAATGCAAATACAGCAAGCGTTTTCGCCTCTCCCGCAGGCAAGGACGTTTTCCGCGACATCGTCGGTGCATTCGCAGTGACCATGAGCGATACATTCGTCAAACGCTTGGAAAAACTCAAAGCAGAACAGGGCGGCAGCGATTACGACGTTCTCCTCATGCAGACTGTCGCCGACCGCCTCGCCGAAGCAGGTGCTGAATACTTGAGCCAGGAACTCGACCGCACAAGCGGCTGGAAGGGCATCCGCCCAGCCGTCGGTTACCCCGTGCTCCCGAACATCAAGGAAATTTTCAACGTCGCAAAACTCATCGACTTTGGCAGCGTAGGCATCAGCCTCACTGAAAATGGTGCGATGTATCCGCAAGCATCCGTAAGCGGCCTCTACATCAGCCACCCCGAAATTGATTACTTCCAGGTAAAGTTATAA